The following coding sequences lie in one Alloacidobacterium dinghuense genomic window:
- a CDS encoding CPBP family intramembrane glutamic endopeptidase, producing MKAAGRLRSFSWFAIAAFYFVFAQQISLRAANGLSSGDSFLLVQSIILLFLLLVGYAAMGYAGQSQREPLKTMGLARREGWKREFALGAALGWGGVVACVLPMALIGSLVIRFWTNGHQFFVFLMSLLTLAVAALAEEVAFRGYAFQRLIDAIGPTLATLGMSVLFAVMHLTNTNASAASTLVTILAGWMFSIAYLRTRALWLPWGLHFAWNASMGLLFGLPVSGLTVFNPVITTNALGPLWLTGGRYGPEGSAIAVFVLPVLTIILVKVTRDYAHRYAQPVIVPGGIPVDLDAVARRQHEAAMGIQSPSEPQLVQILPAFGSSNGTMTQIAETKADGEPAPEVPKEDSGIAS from the coding sequence ATGAAGGCTGCGGGACGTCTCCGTTCGTTCAGCTGGTTCGCCATAGCTGCCTTTTACTTTGTTTTCGCGCAGCAGATTTCTCTGCGCGCGGCTAATGGCCTCAGCTCCGGGGATTCGTTTCTCCTGGTGCAGAGCATCATTCTGCTCTTTCTGCTGCTGGTCGGTTATGCAGCGATGGGATACGCCGGGCAGAGCCAGCGCGAACCGCTAAAAACGATGGGCCTCGCGCGGCGCGAGGGCTGGAAGCGTGAGTTTGCGCTCGGTGCTGCACTGGGATGGGGCGGTGTTGTGGCCTGTGTGCTGCCGATGGCGCTCATCGGGAGTCTGGTGATCCGGTTCTGGACGAACGGACACCAGTTTTTTGTCTTCCTGATGAGCCTGCTGACGTTGGCTGTCGCGGCGCTCGCCGAGGAGGTTGCATTCCGCGGGTATGCGTTTCAGCGGTTGATTGATGCGATCGGGCCGACGCTGGCGACGCTCGGGATGTCAGTCCTCTTTGCCGTGATGCATTTGACAAATACGAATGCCAGCGCGGCCAGCACCCTGGTTACGATTCTTGCGGGCTGGATGTTTTCGATTGCGTATCTGCGCACACGGGCTCTGTGGCTGCCCTGGGGATTGCACTTTGCCTGGAATGCAAGCATGGGTCTGCTGTTCGGGCTGCCGGTGAGCGGGTTGACTGTTTTCAATCCGGTGATTACGACGAATGCCCTGGGGCCACTATGGCTGACCGGAGGTCGATACGGTCCTGAAGGCAGCGCCATTGCCGTGTTCGTGCTGCCTGTGCTCACGATAATCCTGGTGAAAGTCACGCGCGACTATGCCCATCGCTATGCCCAGCCTGTGATCGTGCCGGGTGGTATTCCGGTTGATCTGGACGCCGTCGCTCGGCGGCAACATGAGGCGGCTATGGGGATACAGTCGCCATCGGAACCGCAACTGGTCCAGATTTTGCCGGCGTTCGGCTCCTCAAATGGAACCATGACTCAAATCGCAGAAACAAAAGCAGATGGTGAGCCTGCGCCGGAAGTTCCGAAAGAGGATTCCGGAATTGCTTCATAG
- a CDS encoding Uma2 family endonuclease gives MATSTRVPVEVYLKSSYEPDAEYVDGEIEERPMGERDHAAWQAAIQRWFFKHEEEWNISVFPELRVQTTPTRFRVPDVAILDASAPVEQITTQAPVAVFEVLSPEDTVKRLKHKLEDYAAMGIPQIWVVDPEDGSFSRYEDKQLIRRERFDEPGRGISFAVSEIAKLLRK, from the coding sequence ATGGCGACATCGACGCGAGTACCGGTTGAGGTGTATCTCAAGTCCTCCTATGAGCCGGACGCTGAGTACGTGGACGGGGAGATCGAGGAGCGTCCGATGGGCGAGCGAGACCATGCTGCGTGGCAGGCGGCGATCCAGAGGTGGTTTTTCAAACACGAAGAAGAATGGAATATCAGCGTTTTTCCAGAACTCCGCGTTCAAACGACGCCGACGCGATTCCGTGTTCCAGATGTAGCCATTCTTGATGCTTCTGCTCCAGTCGAGCAGATCACGACGCAAGCTCCTGTGGCAGTCTTTGAAGTGTTATCGCCTGAGGATACTGTCAAGCGGCTGAAACATAAGCTTGAAGATTATGCGGCGATGGGTATTCCGCAGATCTGGGTCGTTGATCCGGAGGATGGCAGCTTTTCGCGTTATGAGGATAAGCAGCTAATTCGGCGTGAGCGTTTTGATGAACCTGGACGCGGGATATCGTTTGCCGTGAGCGAGATTGCGAAGTTACTTCGCAAATAA
- a CDS encoding DedA family protein translates to MTEKILAVLASFIIAVISASGYAGIALLMAIESACIPLPSEIIMPFSGYLVHTGQLKLFWVATAGAIGCNLGSVVAYWIGAIGGRPFIMKYGRFVLLNHHDLDRAEHFFSRYGGITVFIGRLLPVVRTFIALPAGIARMPQLQFHLYTFVGSWPWCYVLAYVGMKLGQAWETDPRFKAAFHRFHLAVEIVLVIGIAWFVWTHWRNRVRPEAA, encoded by the coding sequence ATGACCGAAAAGATACTGGCCGTTCTCGCCTCCTTCATCATTGCTGTGATTTCCGCTTCCGGGTATGCCGGGATTGCCCTTTTGATGGCCATTGAGTCGGCGTGCATTCCGCTGCCGTCGGAGATCATCATGCCGTTTTCCGGCTACCTGGTACACACCGGGCAGTTGAAGCTCTTCTGGGTGGCGACGGCGGGTGCTATCGGCTGCAATCTGGGGTCGGTGGTGGCTTACTGGATTGGGGCGATTGGCGGGCGACCGTTCATCATGAAATACGGGCGCTTTGTGCTGTTGAACCATCATGATCTGGACAGGGCGGAGCACTTTTTCTCGCGCTATGGCGGGATTACGGTCTTCATCGGACGGCTGCTGCCGGTGGTTCGTACGTTTATTGCACTTCCAGCTGGAATTGCGCGCATGCCGCAGTTGCAGTTTCACCTCTACACCTTTGTCGGGTCGTGGCCGTGGTGCTATGTGCTCGCCTATGTGGGCATGAAGCTGGGGCAGGCTTGGGAGACGGATCCGCGATTCAAAGCGGCGTTCCATCGCTTTCATCTGGCGGTGGAAATAGTGCTGGTGATTGGGATTGCGTGGTTTGTGTGGACGCATTGGAGGAACCGCGTGCGCCCTGAAGCAGCGTGA
- a CDS encoding 4Fe-4S dicluster domain-containing protein gives MARLPSECLPEDGTVLPVIDRNRCDGEQDCVAVCPFKVFAMQRITALDLAMLPVAPRKAHQLIGKWQAFTIRAEACHACNLCVVACPEDAIRLVRQRKE, from the coding sequence ATGGCGAGACTCCCCAGCGAGTGCCTCCCGGAAGACGGCACCGTTCTCCCCGTCATCGACCGCAATCGCTGCGACGGTGAGCAGGATTGCGTCGCCGTCTGCCCCTTCAAGGTCTTCGCCATGCAGCGCATCACCGCGCTCGATCTCGCCATGCTCCCCGTCGCGCCACGCAAAGCGCACCAGCTCATTGGGAAATGGCAAGCCTTTACCATCCGCGCTGAAGCGTGCCACGCCTGCAATCTATGCGTAGTCGCCTGCCCCGAAGACGCAATCCGGCTAGTTCGGCAGCGCAAGGAATAG
- a CDS encoding acetyl-CoA carboxylase carboxyltransferase subunit alpha — protein MTEQAGSVEQIQAVAEPSPAAWVKTELARHPQRPYPMDYIESIFTDFSEIHGDRGFGDDAAMSCGMARFRGEEVMVIGNLKGRTVKDRIHRKFGSPDPEGYRKALRAMKIAEKWSRPVFTFIDLAGANPGIGAEERGQAEAIARNLFEMSRLRVPVIATITGEGGSGGALALAVADRVLILENAIYSVISPEGCASIMWRDASKRAHAAEALKITAQDVKALGCVDDIVSEPRDGAQADAEQAAQLLAEKLSWHFNEVKALSVEEMLARRYEKFRNIAQFYTS, from the coding sequence ATGACTGAGCAGGCAGGCAGTGTTGAGCAGATTCAGGCGGTGGCTGAGCCCTCGCCTGCGGCGTGGGTTAAAACGGAGCTGGCACGGCATCCGCAGCGTCCGTATCCGATGGACTATATCGAAAGCATATTCACTGACTTCAGCGAGATCCACGGCGACCGCGGCTTTGGCGATGATGCGGCGATGTCGTGCGGGATGGCGCGTTTCCGTGGCGAAGAGGTCATGGTCATCGGCAACCTCAAAGGGCGCACCGTGAAGGACCGCATCCATCGTAAGTTTGGATCGCCTGATCCCGAGGGCTATCGCAAGGCACTTCGAGCGATGAAGATTGCCGAGAAGTGGTCGCGCCCGGTCTTTACATTTATCGATCTCGCGGGGGCAAATCCGGGAATTGGCGCGGAAGAGCGCGGGCAGGCCGAGGCGATTGCGCGGAACCTGTTTGAGATGTCGCGGCTGCGAGTTCCGGTGATTGCGACGATTACGGGCGAGGGTGGCTCTGGCGGTGCACTGGCGCTGGCGGTGGCGGATCGCGTGCTGATTCTGGAGAACGCGATCTACTCCGTGATCTCGCCGGAAGGCTGCGCTTCGATCATGTGGCGTGATGCGAGCAAGCGCGCGCATGCGGCGGAAGCGCTGAAGATTACGGCGCAGGATGTTAAGGCGCTGGGCTGTGTCGATGACATCGTTTCTGAGCCTCGGGACGGAGCGCAGGCGGACGCAGAACAGGCTGCACAATTGTTGGCGGAGAAACTGAGCTGGCACTTTAACGAGGTGAAGGCTCTGTCAGTTGAAGAGATGCTGGCGCGCCGCTATGAGAAGTTCCGCAACATCGCGCAGTTTTATACGTCATAA
- a CDS encoding RNA polymerase sigma factor — protein MTLAESITNYAGSAREVSAQDEAAFQLIYDATARPLWAYLLRVSGRSDVADDLLQETYCRFLGRKNGRSELAMSELDMRRYLFRIATNLLRDRWRKHESDQENDMKQELAVDADPAAKMDVERMLRTLKPRARQLLWLAYVEGLSHAEIAEVTGLSVLSIRLLLFRARRSAAGLLQSNGRGMR, from the coding sequence ATGACATTGGCGGAATCCATCACAAACTACGCTGGAAGCGCGAGGGAAGTATCGGCGCAGGACGAAGCTGCGTTTCAGCTGATCTATGACGCGACGGCCCGGCCGCTCTGGGCATATTTGCTGCGCGTTTCGGGACGGTCGGATGTTGCCGATGACCTGCTGCAGGAGACGTACTGCCGGTTTCTGGGACGAAAGAATGGCAGAAGCGAACTGGCCATGAGCGAGTTGGATATGCGCAGATACCTATTCCGCATCGCGACGAATTTGTTGCGTGATCGCTGGCGCAAGCATGAGAGCGATCAGGAAAATGATATGAAGCAGGAACTCGCCGTTGATGCCGATCCGGCGGCGAAAATGGATGTGGAACGTATGTTGCGGACGCTGAAACCCCGTGCGCGACAATTGCTGTGGTTGGCCTATGTGGAGGGCTTGAGCCATGCGGAGATTGCCGAAGTGACCGGACTGAGCGTGCTCAGTATTCGGCTGCTGCTTTTTCGCGCACGGCGGAGTGCCGCCGGGCTGCTGCAATCGAATGGCAGGGGAATGAGATGA
- the dnaE gene encoding DNA polymerase III subunit alpha: MAEFTHLHLHTDYSLLDGACDVDKLVNRVADIGQQAVAITDHGNIYGAVHFFDAAKKRGVKPILGCELYICKKDDHRADPQGDDYNHLLVLAESEEGYRNLVRITSEASLYGFYRKPRVSKKYLAEHSEGLIGFSGCLAGELCENLMAGKYEAARATAGQYQEIFGKGNFFLEIQDQGLELEKKIHADLFRLEKELDIPLVATNDSHYLCEDDSHAHEVLLCVQTASSIHDPKRFKFDSDQFYVKTAAEMDKLFSHAPEVVSRTMQFAERCSLKLNKVDNPFPEFAVPPGHTIDSYFEQICREGFRKRLDTAVRHLQDRGLLRQPISEYEARLEREISIIKQMKFPGYFLIVWDFIRYAREQGIPVGPGRGSAAGSLVSYVMEITDIDPLQNALLFERFLNPERISMPDIDIDFDMNRRGEVIEYVTRKYGREQVAQIITFNTMAAKAAIKDVGRALDMPYGDVDRIAKLVPTTIGVTIEDALKDSPGLQEAYDSNTQIRELIDTAKKLEGLVRGAGVHAAGVVIAPRPLTDLVPVSRSKNDEIVTAYDMKAVEKMGLLKMDFLGLTTLTVIDDCLKLIKRNRDEVVDMATIPLDDQTTYEKVFHRALTSGVFQFESGGMRDVLRRYKPTTVEDLTALNALYRPGPIQGGMIDDFIERKWGRRKVEYDLPPMETILKETLGVIVYQEQVMQIANAVAGYSLGEADLLRRAMGKKNLEEMTKQRERFVTGAAANKFPKDTVTRVFDLMEQFAGYGFNKSHSAAYALLAYHTAYLKTHYPVEFMAALLTSEISKPENVVKYIKECREMEIPVEPPDVIFSDADFTPHGKAIRFGLTAIKNVGRNAIDSILAARNELAEKGKTFASFWEFCEKVDLRLMNKRVIESLIKAGALDSFGRRVALMASVDKAIERAQKTQRDLEAGQHGLFGIFDDHPATAAKADELPNLADWDEHQRLQFEKEVLGFFVSGHPLDKYAEKLRNLPGVMDTATALEAKPSPSNGRRGQPMEPDTAIAGVIVGLKVAKSKRSGELYAQASLEDAMGKIDLICFPKDYERLKETLKIEVPVLVRGLLRAEEDAAPKLAVSSIQALEDVKVRLPQNIRIRVPLERASEATLIELRQMITASPGPGKLMLNLEQRGEFCVMMEPVGVTVGADRAFMDRAEELLGRGMVQAVD, translated from the coding sequence ATGGCTGAATTTACCCATCTGCATCTGCATACCGACTATTCGCTCCTGGACGGGGCTTGCGACGTGGACAAACTGGTGAATCGCGTGGCCGATATCGGCCAGCAGGCGGTTGCCATTACTGACCACGGCAATATTTACGGGGCGGTACATTTTTTCGATGCGGCGAAGAAGCGCGGCGTGAAGCCGATTCTGGGCTGCGAGCTTTATATCTGCAAGAAGGACGATCACCGCGCCGATCCGCAGGGCGATGACTATAACCATCTGCTGGTGCTGGCGGAGAGCGAAGAGGGCTACCGCAATCTGGTGCGGATTACCTCCGAGGCTTCGCTGTATGGGTTTTATCGCAAGCCGCGCGTGAGCAAGAAGTATCTGGCGGAGCACTCGGAGGGGTTGATTGGGTTCTCGGGCTGTCTGGCAGGCGAGCTGTGCGAAAACCTGATGGCGGGGAAGTACGAAGCGGCCCGCGCGACGGCGGGACAGTATCAGGAGATCTTCGGCAAGGGCAATTTCTTTCTCGAGATTCAGGATCAGGGGCTGGAGCTTGAGAAGAAGATTCATGCCGACCTGTTTCGACTGGAGAAGGAACTAGACATACCGCTGGTGGCGACGAATGACAGCCACTATCTCTGCGAGGACGACTCGCATGCGCATGAAGTTCTGCTGTGCGTGCAGACGGCGTCGTCGATTCACGATCCCAAGCGCTTCAAGTTTGATTCCGATCAGTTTTATGTAAAGACAGCGGCGGAGATGGACAAGCTCTTCTCGCATGCTCCGGAAGTCGTGAGCCGCACGATGCAGTTTGCTGAGCGCTGCAGTCTGAAGCTCAACAAGGTCGATAATCCGTTTCCGGAATTTGCTGTGCCGCCCGGGCACACCATCGACAGCTATTTTGAACAGATTTGCCGCGAAGGCTTCAGGAAGAGGCTGGACACTGCTGTACGGCATTTGCAGGACCGCGGGCTGCTGCGGCAGCCTATTTCGGAATACGAAGCACGGCTGGAGCGGGAGATTTCGATCATCAAGCAGATGAAGTTTCCCGGCTATTTCTTGATCGTGTGGGACTTCATTCGCTATGCGCGCGAGCAGGGTATTCCGGTAGGGCCGGGGCGTGGATCTGCGGCAGGATCGCTCGTCAGCTACGTGATGGAGATTACCGATATCGATCCGCTGCAGAATGCGTTGCTCTTCGAGCGCTTCCTGAACCCGGAGCGTATCTCGATGCCGGATATCGATATCGATTTCGACATGAACCGGCGCGGCGAGGTGATTGAGTACGTCACGCGCAAGTACGGGCGCGAGCAGGTTGCGCAGATCATCACGTTTAACACGATGGCGGCGAAGGCGGCGATCAAGGACGTGGGCCGCGCGCTGGATATGCCGTATGGCGACGTGGACCGCATCGCGAAGCTGGTGCCGACGACGATTGGCGTGACAATTGAAGACGCGCTCAAGGATTCGCCGGGGTTGCAGGAGGCTTACGACTCGAACACGCAGATTCGCGAGCTGATCGATACGGCGAAGAAGCTCGAAGGGCTGGTGCGCGGAGCGGGGGTACACGCGGCAGGCGTGGTGATTGCGCCTCGTCCGCTGACGGATCTAGTTCCTGTATCGCGCAGCAAGAACGACGAAATTGTGACCGCCTATGACATGAAGGCGGTGGAGAAGATGGGTCTGCTCAAGATGGATTTCCTTGGGCTGACGACGTTGACGGTCATCGACGATTGCCTGAAGCTGATCAAGCGCAATCGGGATGAAGTCGTGGACATGGCGACGATTCCGTTGGACGACCAGACGACGTATGAAAAGGTCTTTCATCGCGCGCTGACTTCAGGCGTCTTCCAGTTTGAATCGGGTGGTATGCGCGATGTGCTGCGGCGCTACAAGCCGACGACCGTGGAAGACCTGACGGCTTTGAATGCGTTGTATCGACCGGGGCCGATTCAGGGTGGCATGATCGATGACTTTATCGAGCGCAAGTGGGGTCGCAGAAAAGTGGAATACGATCTGCCTCCGATGGAGACGATTCTTAAGGAGACGCTGGGCGTCATCGTCTACCAGGAACAGGTAATGCAGATTGCCAATGCAGTTGCAGGCTACTCGCTGGGCGAAGCGGATCTGCTGCGGCGCGCGATGGGCAAGAAGAATCTTGAGGAGATGACGAAGCAGCGCGAGCGATTTGTAACGGGCGCCGCAGCGAATAAGTTTCCGAAAGATACGGTCACCAGGGTCTTTGACCTGATGGAGCAGTTTGCAGGATACGGCTTCAACAAGTCGCACTCAGCGGCGTATGCGCTACTCGCGTATCACACGGCGTACCTGAAGACGCATTACCCGGTGGAATTTATGGCGGCATTGCTGACGTCGGAAATCTCGAAGCCGGAGAACGTGGTCAAGTACATCAAGGAATGCCGCGAGATGGAGATTCCGGTCGAGCCGCCGGACGTCATCTTCAGTGACGCGGATTTTACGCCGCATGGCAAGGCGATCCGCTTTGGATTGACGGCGATCAAGAATGTCGGGCGCAACGCGATTGATTCGATTCTCGCAGCGCGGAATGAACTGGCAGAGAAAGGAAAGACCTTCGCCTCGTTCTGGGAGTTCTGCGAGAAAGTCGACCTGCGATTGATGAACAAGCGCGTGATTGAATCGTTGATCAAGGCCGGGGCGCTGGATTCGTTCGGGCGGCGTGTCGCGTTGATGGCCTCGGTGGACAAGGCGATTGAGCGGGCGCAGAAGACGCAGCGGGATCTCGAAGCGGGTCAGCATGGGTTGTTCGGGATTTTCGACGATCATCCCGCGACTGCGGCGAAGGCGGATGAATTGCCCAATCTTGCAGACTGGGATGAGCATCAGCGCTTGCAGTTTGAGAAGGAAGTGCTTGGGTTCTTTGTTTCGGGCCATCCGCTGGACAAGTATGCGGAGAAGCTGCGGAATCTGCCGGGCGTAATGGATACGGCGACAGCCCTTGAAGCCAAGCCTTCGCCGAGCAATGGGCGGCGTGGGCAGCCCATGGAGCCGGACACGGCGATTGCGGGCGTGATTGTCGGGTTGAAGGTGGCGAAGTCGAAGCGGTCGGGCGAGTTGTATGCGCAGGCATCGCTCGAAGATGCTATGGGCAAGATCGATCTGATCTGTTTCCCGAAGGACTATGAGCGGCTGAAAGAAACGCTAAAGATCGAGGTTCCCGTACTCGTGCGCGGGCTGTTGCGCGCGGAGGAGGATGCTGCGCCGAAGCTGGCGGTGTCGTCGATTCAGGCGCTTGAGGATGTGAAGGTGCGACTGCCGCAGAATATTCGGATTCGCGTGCCCCTGGAGCGGGCGAGCGAGGCGACGCTGATTGAGCTGCGGCAGATGATTACTGCTTCACCGGGACCGGGAAAGTTGATGCTCAATCTGGAGCAGAGGGGCGAGTTCTGCGTGATGATGGAGCCTGTCGGCGTTACGGTTGGGGCGGATCGGGCGTTCATGGATCGCGCTGAGGAGTTGCTGGGGCGCGGCATGGTGCAGGCTGTCGATTAG
- a CDS encoding alkaline phosphatase family protein: MKIQRRDFLRSALGAAAASVLSSCSSTLRSPAGATLPSPESSGIEHIIVVMMENRSFDHFLGWLPNADGKQAGLSYVDQTDATQYTHPLTGDFTGCGHIQPDHSYQGGRIQYNAGKMDGFLRSGNDTFSIGYYQEQDLIFFGAMARQYTTLDRYFCAFMGPTAPNRIFLHAAQTDRIGNTAGVCELETIWDRISDAKVSGRCYSQVLNLWGSEYSDYIYSYEDYLNDAAASQLPAVSFVDAPYSPQMGAVDDHPFADIRNGDAFLSQTYHALVNSPCWPNSVLIVTFDEWGGFFDHVPPPRVAAPNTIDTDLIDGRALLGLRVPTVIVSPFSAGSSLSPRINSTVFDHTSVLKFIEWRWNLQPLTARDASTDIGNLASVLDFANPRIKVPSLPVKLPVAKSPCDDSSGD, translated from the coding sequence TTGAAGATTCAACGAAGGGATTTCCTTCGCTCTGCCCTTGGTGCGGCTGCCGCCTCCGTTTTGTCATCCTGTAGCAGTACCCTCCGTTCACCCGCCGGCGCGACTCTGCCATCCCCGGAAAGTTCCGGCATCGAGCACATCATCGTTGTCATGATGGAGAATCGCAGCTTCGATCACTTTCTCGGCTGGCTGCCAAACGCAGACGGAAAGCAGGCCGGACTGAGCTATGTGGACCAGACCGACGCTACGCAATACACACACCCTCTGACAGGCGATTTCACCGGTTGCGGCCACATCCAGCCCGATCATTCCTATCAGGGCGGAAGGATCCAATACAACGCAGGCAAGATGGATGGCTTTCTGCGTTCCGGCAACGACACCTTTTCGATCGGCTACTACCAGGAACAGGATTTGATCTTCTTCGGCGCAATGGCGCGCCAATACACCACGCTCGATCGATATTTCTGCGCCTTCATGGGTCCCACCGCTCCCAATCGCATCTTCCTGCACGCCGCGCAGACCGACAGGATCGGAAACACTGCAGGCGTATGCGAGCTGGAGACGATCTGGGACCGCATCTCCGACGCTAAGGTGAGCGGTCGCTGCTACTCTCAGGTGTTAAATCTCTGGGGTTCGGAATATTCAGACTATATCTACAGCTACGAGGATTATCTGAATGACGCTGCCGCCAGCCAGCTACCCGCCGTGTCATTCGTCGATGCGCCCTACTCCCCGCAGATGGGAGCAGTCGATGACCATCCATTCGCAGACATTCGCAATGGAGACGCTTTCCTGTCGCAGACCTATCACGCTCTGGTGAATAGCCCCTGCTGGCCCAACTCGGTTCTGATCGTGACCTTCGACGAGTGGGGTGGATTCTTTGATCACGTACCGCCGCCGAGAGTTGCCGCGCCGAACACAATAGACACAGATCTCATCGACGGTCGCGCTCTTTTAGGCTTGCGTGTGCCCACCGTGATTGTGTCTCCATTCAGCGCAGGATCATCGCTATCGCCTCGAATAAACAGTACAGTCTTCGACCATACATCTGTGCTGAAGTTCATCGAGTGGCGCTGGAATCTGCAGCCCCTCACCGCGCGTGATGCTTCCACCGACATCGGAAACCTGGCCAGCGTCCTCGATTTTGCGAATCCACGAATCAAGGTTCCTTCGCTCCCGGTCAAACTTCCGGTAGCGAAGTCTCCATGTGATGACTCGTCTGGCGATTGA
- a CDS encoding inositol-3-phosphate synthase, whose product MPKDSGKNAAAESPAVAESKIQPAKGKLGVMTVGMGSVATTLIAGVEAVRKGLAKPIGSLTQMGTIRLGKRTDARTPLIKDFVPLADLHDVVFTGWEIFPENMYEAAEHAAVLDRDHLKSIKPFLEAIKPMPAVFDQHYVKRLNGTHVKQGKSKCDLAQQLRSDIQAFKSQVDRVVVLWAGSTEIFLEPSAVHQSIEAFEKGLVDNDPNIAPSQIYAYAALKEGVPFANGAPNLTVDLPCMQELSKLTGAPICGKDFKTGQTFMKTVLAPAFKARMLGVAGWYSTNILGNRDGEVLDDPESFKTKEESKLGVLDFILQPELYPDLYKDIYHKVRINYYPPRGDNKEGWDNIDIFGWLGYPMQIKVDFLCRDSILAAPIALDLVLFLDLAQRSSELKHLGIQEWLSFYFKSPMTAEGLYPEHDLFIQSMKLKNTLRHIMGEDLITHLGLEYYD is encoded by the coding sequence ATGCCTAAAGACAGCGGGAAGAACGCCGCTGCGGAATCGCCTGCTGTTGCTGAATCGAAGATCCAGCCAGCTAAAGGCAAGCTTGGAGTGATGACGGTCGGCATGGGGTCGGTGGCTACGACGCTGATTGCCGGGGTCGAAGCGGTGCGCAAGGGGCTCGCAAAGCCGATTGGATCGCTGACGCAGATGGGGACGATTCGGCTGGGCAAGCGGACGGATGCGCGAACGCCGCTGATCAAGGATTTTGTGCCGCTGGCTGATTTGCATGACGTGGTGTTTACCGGATGGGAGATCTTTCCGGAGAACATGTACGAGGCGGCGGAGCATGCGGCAGTGCTCGACCGCGATCATCTGAAGAGCATCAAGCCCTTTCTTGAAGCGATCAAGCCAATGCCGGCAGTCTTCGATCAGCACTATGTGAAGCGGCTGAACGGCACGCACGTGAAGCAGGGCAAGAGCAAGTGCGATCTGGCGCAGCAGTTGCGGTCGGATATTCAGGCGTTCAAGTCGCAGGTGGATCGCGTGGTCGTGCTCTGGGCCGGATCTACGGAGATTTTTCTCGAGCCTTCGGCAGTGCACCAGTCGATTGAGGCCTTTGAGAAGGGACTCGTCGATAACGATCCGAATATCGCGCCTTCGCAGATTTATGCCTATGCCGCGCTGAAGGAAGGGGTTCCGTTTGCGAATGGCGCGCCGAATTTGACCGTCGATCTGCCTTGCATGCAGGAGCTTTCGAAGCTGACGGGTGCTCCGATCTGCGGGAAGGACTTCAAGACAGGACAGACGTTCATGAAGACTGTTCTGGCGCCGGCATTCAAGGCGCGCATGCTGGGGGTTGCGGGGTGGTACTCGACGAACATCCTCGGCAACCGCGATGGCGAGGTACTGGACGATCCGGAGTCGTTCAAGACGAAGGAGGAGTCGAAGCTGGGAGTGCTGGACTTTATCTTGCAGCCGGAGCTTTATCCTGATCTATATAAGGATATTTATCACAAGGTTCGCATTAACTATTACCCGCCGCGCGGTGATAACAAAGAGGGTTGGGATAACATCGATATCTTCGGATGGCTCGGCTATCCGATGCAGATCAAGGTTGATTTTCTCTGCCGCGACTCGATTCTGGCGGCTCCCATTGCGCTTGATCTGGTGCTGTTCTTAGACCTCGCGCAGCGCTCTTCGGAACTGAAGCACCTGGGTATTCAGGAGTGGCTGAGCTTCTACTTCAAGTCGCCGATGACGGCGGAGGGGCTCTATCCGGAGCACGATCTGTTTATTCAGTCGATGAAGCTGAAGAATACGCTGCGGCACATTATGGGTGAGGATTTGATTACGCACCTTGGGCTGGAGTATTACGACTGA